The genomic window TGAGCTTTTGAACCTGTTCAGCAATAAAACCAGCACACTGTTTACACTTGGAACGAACACTAGCATGGGGTGCGTGTCGATGGCAAGGTTTTTTTTCGACCTGGATCGGTGATGAACTCGACTTTGATCCAGATTCGAGTTTTCAGCCGTTTCCGGAGCCGACCAGACCCTGGCGCAGGGAACGCAGTTTCTGTTTGACGCGACGCATGTTTTCGGGCCCGCAGCGGATCAGCATTTTCTGCCCGGCGGAGAGGCTCTCCAGTCCCGGGTTGACGAATTTAAAGCGGCGGACGTGGCGGATGACCTTGATCGGCTGCACCGGCTCGGGGGTGCTGAGCAGATGATCGATAACCTGGATCAGGCGGTCGTTGAAATAGCCGCTCCGGTTGCCGGTCTGGCGGTAGGCCTGCTGGAAAAGGGGGTAGAGACCGCGGTAGATATGCAGCAGGACGGTATCGGGAACCGCCTCGAAAAGTTCGACGTAGGGGGTGTAGCGCCCGGCGTTGGTCTTGTCGATCAGCTGTTCATCGCCCTGACCGATGGTGATGAAGCCCGGTTTCGGCGGGCGTAGGGGCAGGTGCTGACGGGGAATGGTGGTTTCGGGGAGATTGTCGATGGTAACAACCAGTTTCTGGATGAAGTGGTTGAGGATCAGCAGTGAACGCAGTCGCTGGTTCCGAACCAGTTGCGTGACGCGTTCCTGCAGGTAGCCGTCGGTCTGTTCGAGATTGTTCGGGAAGGGGGGCTCCGTCGGCCCATCTCCCTTGACCTCTGAGGGTTTTTCCGGCAACGCGACCGGATGACGGGGCGGCAGGGGGTGACGTTCCGGCGGCTTGCTGTTGTCGGCGCTCCGGTTTTTCTGCGGTGCTGCCGGCTGGACTCCGGTCTGCAGCCCCGCGTCCAGATGGTCGCCGTATTTGTCGTAGAGGGACCAGCCGCCGTAGAAGGCGAGCAGCAGGACCAGCAGGGCGATGGCAAAGGTTTCGAGTTTCATGAGGTCAGGTCATTGTCTCTCTGGTTGAATTCCGCATCGCTTCGTCCTCAGCTTAGGGGAAGAACGGCACAACGTCAAACCTTCTTCGTAACCCATGTTTTTGCCGTGGTCATGTTCGCCGGGTCCTGCTAGACTCTTAAAATTATTTCGCGGCGGCAGTGCTGGAGATTCCCTCCGTCTTTTTTATCCAATCTCTCGATGTCGGGCAACGGTTTCGATGCAGACGAAAATCTGGTATCTCAAGAAAGCCGAACTGTTCAAGGGATTGAGCGAAGCCCAGATGACCGAGCTGGCCGCCAACAGCGCCATGTTGCGTTGTCAGCGGCGCCACCGGTTTTACTTTGCCGATGATGACAGTGACAGGGTCTATCTGGTCAAGGAGGGGAAAATCCGTCTTGAGCGGACCAACGAGGATGGTCGGGAGATTCTGCTCGATATTCTCGGTCCGGGTGAGATTTTCGGTGAGCTGGCGCTGGCTGATGAAGGAACCCGCAGTCACAGCGCCGAGGCCATCGAGGAGAGCCTGGTCTGCAGCTTCGAACGTGACCGGTTTCTGGCTATCCTGCAACGCAATCCCGAGCTCGCCTTCCGGGTGGTCAAGCTGATCGGTTTCAGGTTCCGCCAGCTTGAAGCCCGCTTCGAGGATCTGGTCTTCAAACCTCTCGCCGAACGCCTCTGCTTCACCCTGGAGCAGCTCGCCGGGCGTCACGGCATCGCCGACCCATCCGGCGGGGTGCGTCTGCCGCTGACCCAGAAGGATCTGGCCACCCTGATCGGCGCCTCGCGTGAAGCGGTCGCCGAGGAACTGGCCCGTCTCAAACGCGCCGGCCTGGTGCAAACCGGCTACCGCTCGCTGCTGCTGCCTCATCCCGACCGTCTCTGCTGAACCGTTGTCGGCGACGCGGAGGGCTGCGGAAGAGTTCCGCAGCGCGCCCCTTCCTGGCACTTCCAGTCCCAGCCCTCATCTTGCAGATTGTCATCCCGGTGATATTCTTTTTGCTCTCGACCGATCGAGAATGAAAATCTGCTTCAACAACTGTGGTTGGCACAGTGAAGCCCACCTACCCGTGAAAAAGGAGCAAGCAGATGAAAAGAACGCAGATGTTTTTTGTTGCCCTGGCAGTTGTCGGCCTGGTTGCCGGTGTCGCGATGTCGGTCTTTGCCGGCGGCATGGCTAAACCGGCTGCGGAAGGCAAGGCGGTCTGGGAGTACATTCACCAGGCGGACCCCTACCAGCAGTGGCCGCTTTTTCCCGGCAAGGGCAAACTGTACAAGGGACGCCATCCCCATGGTGCGTTTCTGACCACCTATGTCAGTCCCGATGCCAAGGACGCCATTGCCGCCAGGGCCGGCATGTTGCCGAACGGTGCCTTCGTGGTCAAGGAAAACTACACGCCGGAGAAGAAACTCGCCGCGGTGACCGTCATGTACCGGGTCAAGGGCTATGACGCCGAGGCCGGAGACTGGTACTGGGCCAAGTATGCGCCGGACGGCAAGGTCCTCAAGGACGGCAA from Geothermobacter hydrogeniphilus includes these protein-coding regions:
- a CDS encoding DUF3014 domain-containing protein, which gives rise to MKLETFAIALLVLLLAFYGGWSLYDKYGDHLDAGLQTGVQPAAPQKNRSADNSKPPERHPLPPRHPVALPEKPSEVKGDGPTEPPFPNNLEQTDGYLQERVTQLVRNQRLRSLLILNHFIQKLVVTIDNLPETTIPRQHLPLRPPKPGFITIGQGDEQLIDKTNAGRYTPYVELFEAVPDTVLLHIYRGLYPLFQQAYRQTGNRSGYFNDRLIQVIDHLLSTPEPVQPIKVIRHVRRFKFVNPGLESLSAGQKMLIRCGPENMRRVKQKLRSLRQGLVGSGNG
- a CDS encoding Crp/Fnr family transcriptional regulator; translation: MQTKIWYLKKAELFKGLSEAQMTELAANSAMLRCQRRHRFYFADDDSDRVYLVKEGKIRLERTNEDGREILLDILGPGEIFGELALADEGTRSHSAEAIEESLVCSFERDRFLAILQRNPELAFRVVKLIGFRFRQLEARFEDLVFKPLAERLCFTLEQLAGRHGIADPSGGVRLPLTQKDLATLIGASREAVAEELARLKRAGLVQTGYRSLLLPHPDRLC
- a CDS encoding cytochrome P460 family protein, coding for MKRTQMFFVALAVVGLVAGVAMSVFAGGMAKPAAEGKAVWEYIHQADPYQQWPLFPGKGKLYKGRHPHGAFLTTYVSPDAKDAIAARAGMLPNGAFVVKENYTPEKKLAAVTVMYRVKGYDAEAGDWYWAKYAPDGKVLKDGKVKGCIQCHQAVISNDWIFTGPVK